A stretch of the Mycobacteroides immunogenum genome encodes the following:
- a CDS encoding ABC transporter permease, with amino-acid sequence MAGGVLALAGPRVRMVPNLRLSLLTASLILLVVLLAAAFPGLFAPADPTATDYTVVLRPPSADHPFGTDQLGRDVYTRVVHGTRTSVVIGFGSTGLALAVGAAVGLVAAFGWRGVDFTVMRIVDIGLAFPSVLLSLLVLAVLGPGALNVLVAIAISSIPGYARLIRTEAQRVRAANYVRSAIGLGVRPARILRTHILPNALGPALVLATISAGTNIIVAAGLSFLGFGAAAPAPEWGRILADGRSVLAGAWWMSVFPGAAITLVVIAITVLGNAFERKRSGL; translated from the coding sequence ATGGCCGGCGGGGTGTTGGCTTTAGCCGGACCGCGGGTTCGGATGGTGCCCAATCTGCGGCTATCGCTGCTGACAGCGTCCTTGATCCTTCTGGTGGTGTTATTGGCCGCGGCATTCCCTGGTCTCTTCGCGCCGGCTGATCCGACCGCTACGGACTACACCGTGGTGCTGCGGCCGCCCAGCGCGGACCATCCGTTCGGCACCGATCAGCTCGGACGTGATGTCTATACCCGGGTAGTACACGGGACTCGTACCTCGGTCGTCATCGGATTCGGCTCCACCGGGCTGGCGCTGGCGGTCGGCGCGGCCGTGGGACTGGTCGCGGCGTTTGGTTGGCGGGGAGTCGATTTCACGGTGATGAGGATTGTCGATATAGGCCTTGCCTTCCCATCGGTGCTGTTGTCGTTGCTCGTCCTGGCAGTGCTCGGACCGGGCGCACTCAACGTCTTGGTCGCGATCGCCATCAGCTCGATTCCTGGCTACGCGCGGCTGATTCGCACAGAGGCGCAACGGGTTCGCGCGGCGAACTACGTACGCAGCGCGATAGGTTTGGGCGTCCGCCCCGCGAGGATTTTGCGTACGCACATCCTGCCGAACGCCTTAGGGCCGGCACTTGTACTGGCTACGATCAGTGCGGGCACAAACATCATTGTCGCCGCCGGACTGAGCTTCCTCGGTTTCGGTGCGGCGGCGCCCGCACCGGAATGGGGTCGAATTCTGGCCGACGGGCGGTCCGTATTGGCGGGGGCCTGGTGGATGTCGGTTTTCCCGGGTGCCGCTATCACGCTGGTGGTTATTGCCATCACCGTGCTCGGTAATGCCTTTGAACGAAAGCGCTCCGGGCTATGA
- a CDS encoding ABC transporter substrate-binding protein yields the protein MQSVRVYPSPRRGLARAAAAAVLWAALTSACAPIEDQISDGPPRSGGTLRIAIGAAIDCFDPQVSPSDETPAIMRNVYDSLVKAQPDGSFRPWLATSWSVSPDGTVYTFRLRTGVTFHDGTPFDAQAVKQNFDRIVAPRTASQYARTLIGPYRFTEVVRPDVAVVHLREPYSPFLQAVSTANLGFHSPASFAAHENLCAGGPQQVGTGPFIFAQRATAEGFRLTRNPAYDWPPVGKRRGTAYLDEVEYRVLPESSTRVGSLVSADVDVIDQVATTDIDTLETIRGVAVHRAEPTGIPYTYFFNTTRSPFNDVRARTAISQAADLNTLTSSIFQGKYRPAQSPLNAATARGSNGHFTGSYDPASAGRILDELGYTGRDGEGYRTKAGERLTVSLIYDPTYQRPERVVFDTGLQDALRKLGVRLELVAIGNGSYIQVRNAGAYDLVGFGWSGDDPDILRTIYGSGQQFTDGGANGARVHDPGLDALLREGLRTLDPAVRSQIYRGVLDKISESAYGMPAYAAPVVTAYRKRVRGLDYWSDNVLPVLYDTWTQSS from the coding sequence GTGCAGAGTGTCCGAGTCTATCCGTCGCCACGTCGCGGGCTTGCCCGCGCTGCGGCAGCGGCCGTGTTGTGGGCAGCTCTCACGTCCGCGTGCGCCCCGATAGAGGATCAGATCTCCGACGGGCCGCCCCGCAGTGGCGGGACGCTCAGGATCGCCATCGGGGCAGCCATTGATTGCTTCGACCCTCAGGTCAGCCCTTCAGACGAGACGCCCGCGATCATGCGCAACGTGTACGACTCCCTGGTCAAAGCCCAGCCCGATGGCTCGTTCAGGCCATGGCTGGCTACTTCGTGGTCGGTTTCGCCGGACGGGACGGTGTACACGTTCCGGCTCCGGACCGGGGTGACGTTCCATGACGGAACCCCGTTCGACGCACAGGCGGTCAAACAGAACTTCGACAGGATCGTCGCTCCGCGGACAGCGTCGCAGTACGCACGCACCCTCATCGGCCCGTACCGCTTCACCGAGGTGGTGCGCCCGGATGTGGCGGTGGTACATCTCAGAGAGCCGTATAGCCCCTTCCTGCAGGCAGTTTCGACAGCCAACTTGGGATTCCACTCGCCGGCTTCCTTCGCGGCGCACGAAAATCTGTGCGCGGGGGGCCCGCAACAAGTCGGGACTGGGCCGTTTATTTTCGCGCAGCGGGCCACTGCGGAAGGCTTTCGGCTGACGCGCAATCCTGCGTACGACTGGCCGCCGGTAGGGAAGCGCCGTGGCACTGCGTACCTGGATGAGGTGGAGTATCGAGTTCTGCCGGAGAGTTCGACCCGCGTGGGGTCCCTGGTGAGTGCTGATGTTGACGTCATCGACCAGGTGGCCACCACCGACATCGACACCTTGGAGACCATCCGCGGTGTGGCAGTACATCGTGCCGAACCCACCGGAATCCCCTACACCTATTTTTTCAACACCACGCGGAGCCCGTTCAACGATGTGCGGGCCCGTACCGCCATATCGCAAGCTGCCGATCTGAATACTCTGACCAGCAGCATCTTTCAGGGAAAGTACCGTCCCGCGCAGTCGCCTCTCAATGCGGCCACAGCGCGCGGGTCCAATGGTCACTTCACGGGTTCATACGATCCGGCCAGCGCCGGACGCATCCTCGATGAGTTGGGCTACACCGGGCGTGATGGCGAGGGTTACCGCACCAAGGCCGGTGAACGGTTGACTGTGTCACTCATCTACGACCCCACATATCAGCGGCCAGAGCGGGTTGTCTTCGATACCGGGCTACAGGACGCACTGCGCAAATTGGGAGTGCGATTGGAACTGGTGGCGATTGGGAATGGCAGCTATATCCAGGTGCGCAACGCCGGCGCATACGATCTTGTGGGATTCGGTTGGAGCGGTGACGATCCCGACATTCTGCGCACCATTTACGGGTCTGGTCAACAGTTCACCGACGGCGGCGCGAACGGAGCTCGGGTACACGATCCCGGGCTCGACGCGCTCTTGAGAGAGGGTCTACGCACCCTTGATCCGGCCGTACGTTCACAGATCTACCGCGGGGTTCTGGACAAGATCAGCGAGTCGGCGTATGGCATGCCGGCCTACGCCGCCCCGGTTGTGACCGCATACCGAAAGCGCGTGCGCGGCCTGGACTACTGGTCCGACAATGTCTTGCCGGTGCTGTATGACACGTGGACGCAGAGCTCATGA
- a CDS encoding ABC transporter permease, with translation MRFLRGLPPWARETAERLAGITVVVWGAATMSFVALQLMPGDTVDALLGPNVAATPELRNEVVSALHLDRPLGQRYFAFLGQIATGDFGQSYRLGRPVSDVLAESIGSTAQLAIVAMVFTTVLALGLAVPWALGGRGARGILTVVELIGSSLPSYWLGIVVIGVFAFRLRWLPAAGSGTADAVILPAFALALPIGCVMARVLQDSFERSAAAPFTLTVRARGVSWLGVTVRHHLRHAAASVITLGGWTLASFLGGAVIIEVVFARAGFGRTLVDAVSTRDMPVVTSITVLCALLFGALNWAIDLVNRRIDPRLR, from the coding sequence ATGAGATTCCTGCGTGGTCTGCCGCCTTGGGCGCGTGAGACGGCCGAGCGCCTCGCGGGAATCACCGTTGTCGTGTGGGGAGCGGCGACGATGTCGTTTGTGGCGCTGCAACTGATGCCCGGCGATACCGTCGATGCCTTGTTGGGCCCGAATGTCGCGGCCACGCCGGAACTTAGGAATGAGGTCGTCAGCGCACTGCATTTGGATCGCCCACTGGGGCAGCGATATTTCGCCTTCCTCGGGCAGATCGCGACGGGGGACTTTGGGCAAAGCTATCGCCTCGGTCGTCCTGTCTCCGATGTCTTGGCTGAGAGCATCGGGTCCACGGCGCAGTTGGCCATTGTGGCGATGGTCTTCACCACGGTCCTCGCCCTGGGGCTGGCCGTGCCCTGGGCACTCGGAGGACGAGGGGCGCGCGGCATTCTCACGGTGGTGGAGTTGATCGGGAGCTCGCTACCCAGCTATTGGTTGGGCATCGTCGTCATCGGTGTGTTCGCGTTTCGGCTGCGGTGGTTGCCGGCGGCGGGCAGTGGAACGGCTGACGCGGTGATCCTGCCCGCCTTTGCGTTGGCCTTGCCGATCGGATGTGTGATGGCGCGGGTGCTGCAGGATTCGTTCGAGCGGTCGGCAGCAGCACCGTTCACGCTTACCGTGCGAGCACGTGGTGTCTCCTGGTTGGGCGTGACAGTGCGCCATCACCTCCGGCACGCCGCCGCTTCGGTGATCACCTTGGGTGGCTGGACCCTCGCAAGCTTTCTCGGTGGCGCCGTGATCATCGAAGTCGTCTTCGCTCGTGCAGGTTTCGGGCGAACTCTGGTAGATGCGGTGTCAACCCGGGACATGCCTGTCGTCACGTCGATCACCGTGTTGTGCGCGCTGCTGTTTGGGGCATTGAATTGGGCAATCGACCTCGTGAACCGCCGCATCGACCCGAGGCTTCGCTGA
- a CDS encoding MspA family porin, whose translation MMVAVLGAAAVAAPGAAYAGLDDELTLVDGKGRLLRIQQWDTFLNGVFPLDRNRLTREWFHSGRAVYEVTGAGADAFEGTLELGYQVGYPWSLGVGLNFNYTTPNASVLYGIPNVFGSSPESSYVQTTNLLPSAGINVDLGNGPGIQEVVTFSVAISGPKGAVAVSNAHGTVTGAAGGVLLRPYARLVSSVGDSVTTYGDTWDMK comes from the coding sequence ATGATGGTGGCAGTGCTCGGCGCGGCCGCGGTGGCGGCGCCCGGTGCGGCGTATGCGGGCCTGGACGACGAGCTGACCTTGGTGGACGGTAAGGGCCGTCTGCTGCGGATCCAGCAGTGGGACACGTTCTTGAACGGTGTTTTTCCGTTGGATCGCAACAGGTTGACGCGCGAATGGTTCCATTCGGGTCGTGCGGTCTACGAGGTGACCGGCGCCGGTGCCGACGCGTTCGAAGGCACGCTGGAGTTGGGCTATCAGGTGGGTTATCCGTGGTCATTGGGGGTGGGTCTGAACTTCAACTACACGACGCCCAATGCCTCGGTTCTTTATGGCATTCCCAATGTTTTCGGTAGTTCGCCAGAGAGTTCGTACGTGCAGACCACTAACCTGTTGCCCTCGGCGGGCATCAATGTCGATCTTGGTAACGGTCCCGGCATTCAAGAGGTAGTCACCTTTTCGGTGGCCATCAGCGGACCCAAGGGGGCGGTGGCGGTGAGCAATGCGCACGGCACGGTGACCGGTGCGGCCGGTGGTGTGCTGCTGCGGCCATATGCCCGGCTGGTTAGTTCCGTGGGCGACAGTGTCACCACCTACGGCGATACCTGGGATATGAAATAG
- a CDS encoding LLM class flavin-dependent oxidoreductase, with amino-acid sequence MSEIIGGILSAPPPGETEFDRRTAHFLADPRARDVDPGHILRQAGFDEEAGYDRSLIHVYSAWADPWLIAAHAATATARTGLTVAHRPGVIAPTVAARSFATLDNLSAGRAAAHVVVGSSDVDVRRDGDFLSKAQRYDRAREYLELFVKTLTATEPFDYEGKWYQVEDAWAGFRPVQQPAPPISIGGSSQEAKALAARFGYAYAGTFPSLDAASAIRSEVDALAAEHGRELHYWKQFFVILGDTDHEARDAAGAFRARGAELLRRRSDEVLGSSAQLARNRERDLRHVADTRDAALRHLDATFDGLVVGSVSTVAELIDGYRRAGIDIAQVVALTETEEDRKLRSRLIAELRR; translated from the coding sequence ATGAGTGAGATCATCGGTGGAATTCTGTCGGCGCCTCCGCCGGGAGAGACTGAATTTGACAGGCGTACAGCACATTTCCTTGCAGATCCACGAGCCCGGGACGTTGATCCGGGGCATATCCTGCGGCAGGCCGGCTTTGACGAAGAGGCTGGATACGACCGGTCGCTCATCCATGTCTACAGTGCATGGGCAGACCCGTGGCTCATCGCGGCTCACGCCGCGACCGCCACAGCACGTACCGGACTCACGGTCGCGCACCGTCCGGGAGTTATCGCGCCCACGGTCGCGGCGCGCTCTTTCGCCACCCTGGACAACCTCAGCGCGGGGCGGGCAGCGGCTCACGTCGTCGTAGGTTCCAGTGATGTCGATGTCCGGCGTGATGGCGATTTCCTGAGCAAGGCGCAGCGATACGACCGCGCCCGCGAGTATCTGGAACTCTTTGTGAAGACGCTCACCGCAACGGAACCCTTTGACTATGAGGGTAAGTGGTACCAGGTAGAGGACGCCTGGGCCGGTTTTCGCCCGGTGCAACAGCCCGCCCCGCCGATCTCGATCGGAGGGTCTTCTCAGGAAGCGAAAGCCTTGGCCGCCCGATTTGGGTATGCCTACGCCGGGACCTTCCCGTCGTTGGATGCCGCGAGTGCCATCAGGTCGGAGGTCGACGCACTGGCGGCTGAGCATGGTCGCGAACTGCATTACTGGAAGCAGTTTTTTGTGATCTTGGGGGACACCGATCACGAGGCACGCGATGCCGCAGGGGCATTTCGGGCGCGAGGAGCTGAGCTCTTGCGCCGGCGTTCGGATGAGGTGTTGGGGTCGTCGGCGCAGTTGGCGCGCAACCGTGAGCGCGATCTCCGCCACGTCGCGGACACCCGTGATGCGGCGCTTCGGCATCTTGACGCCACCTTCGACGGCCTAGTTGTGGGTTCGGTGTCGACCGTCGCGGAGCTCATAGATGGATATCGCCGCGCCGGTATCGACATCGCGCAGGTGGTCGCGCTCACCGAGACGGAGGAGGACCGCAAATTGCGGTCGCGATTGATTGCCGAGCTGCGCCGGTAA
- a CDS encoding NADP-dependent succinic semialdehyde dehydrogenase, protein MPIATINPATGETIKTFAPASEAEIDAAIGRAHERFRRYRTTSFAERTAWATATADLMEAEADDVAALMTLEMGKTLASAKAEVLKCAKGFRFYAEHAQAMLAPESADAVAVNASQAYAQYQPLGVVLAVMPWNFPLWQAVRFAAPALMAGNVGLLKHASNVPQSALYLADVIARGGFPDGCFQTLLVPAGAVERILRDPRVAAATLTGSEPAGRSVAAIAGDEVKPTVLELGGSDPFIVMPSADLEKAVSTAVTARVQNNGQSCIAAKRFIAHRDIYDDFLAKFVDTMASLRVGDPTDPATDIGPLATEQGRDEVDKQVQQAVAAGATVRCGGVRPERPGWFYPPTVLTDITREMPIFGEEVFGPVASVYRATDIDEAIDIANDTSFGLGANAWTREETEQQWFINGLDAGQVFINGMTVSYPEVPFGGIKRSGYGRELSAHGIREFCNIKTVWIA, encoded by the coding sequence ATGCCTATCGCAACGATCAACCCGGCCACCGGAGAGACGATCAAGACCTTTGCTCCAGCATCCGAGGCAGAAATCGACGCCGCTATCGGACGCGCACACGAGCGGTTCAGGCGATACCGCACAACCAGTTTCGCGGAGCGAACTGCCTGGGCAACAGCCACCGCTGATCTCATGGAAGCCGAGGCCGATGATGTCGCGGCCCTGATGACGCTGGAGATGGGCAAGACTTTAGCCTCGGCCAAGGCCGAGGTTCTCAAGTGCGCCAAGGGGTTTCGATTCTACGCCGAGCACGCCCAAGCGATGCTTGCCCCGGAATCGGCCGACGCGGTTGCGGTCAATGCCTCCCAAGCCTACGCCCAGTACCAGCCGCTTGGGGTGGTACTGGCGGTGATGCCATGGAACTTCCCTCTCTGGCAGGCGGTGAGATTCGCGGCGCCCGCGCTGATGGCCGGCAACGTGGGCCTACTCAAGCACGCCTCGAATGTGCCGCAGTCCGCGCTGTATCTCGCCGATGTGATCGCTCGCGGCGGCTTTCCCGACGGCTGCTTCCAGACACTGCTGGTGCCCGCCGGTGCGGTGGAACGGATTCTGCGCGACCCGCGAGTGGCGGCCGCCACACTCACCGGAAGCGAACCGGCGGGGCGTTCCGTGGCCGCGATTGCCGGTGATGAAGTCAAGCCCACTGTGCTGGAGCTCGGTGGCAGCGACCCGTTTATCGTGATGCCGTCAGCGGACCTGGAGAAGGCCGTCTCGACCGCGGTCACGGCCAGAGTCCAGAACAACGGCCAATCCTGCATTGCCGCCAAGCGGTTCATCGCCCATCGCGATATCTACGACGACTTCTTGGCTAAGTTCGTCGACACCATGGCCTCCCTGCGGGTGGGCGATCCCACCGACCCGGCCACCGATATCGGGCCGCTGGCCACCGAGCAGGGCCGCGACGAGGTCGACAAACAGGTCCAGCAGGCCGTCGCTGCCGGTGCCACCGTCCGCTGCGGAGGTGTACGACCAGAGAGGCCCGGATGGTTCTACCCGCCGACCGTCCTCACCGACATCACCAGGGAGATGCCGATATTCGGCGAAGAGGTGTTCGGCCCGGTCGCCTCGGTATACCGCGCAACCGATATCGACGAAGCAATAGACATCGCCAACGACACGTCCTTCGGTCTCGGCGCCAACGCCTGGACACGCGAGGAAACAGAGCAACAGTGGTTCATCAACGGTCTCGACGCCGGACAGGTCTTCATCAACGGTATGACCGTTTCATATCCCGAGGTCCCCTTCGGCGGTATCAAACGCTCCGGGTACGGCCGCGAACTCTCGGCGCACGGCATCCGAGAGTTCTGCAACATCAAGACGGTTTGGATCGCCTGA
- a CDS encoding ABC transporter ATP-binding protein produces MSALVDAEGLTVRYGTEVAVSSVDMSVSRHECVAVIGSSGGGKSTVAKALAGLLGSAATLDAARLEIDGTDVRGFTERQWNRLRGRTVGFVLQDALVSLDPLRTIAHELTEAVAPNRTVAAAARREAAVALLSRVGAEHLAERLDAYSHQLSGGERQRVLIASALAADPALLVVDEPVTALDAVTRAGIRDLLAQLRDEGLGVVLVSHDLEFVGHLADRILVLDRGVPVETGTAHAVLNAPRHPATTRLVRAAASTRSPAPTVAEGAPVLVLRDVGKRYHNGVGGVDSVSLTVHSGEAVGLIGGSGSGKSTTAHLASAFTEPDIGVVELAGMRWSGVSERSRRPLRHRIQLIDQDTSGAFDPRYRVRRILGEALEAKGIRRPDEHDARIAALLSRVGLSPVLAARRTQTLSGGQRQRVAIARALAMNPEVLVCDEVVSALDPVSQAGILDVLNGLRGSGVGLLFVSHDVHVVRSLCSRVAVMKNGRIVEEGLTEAVWGSPQHQYTRQLLAAGRGDRAVGSKETEQEMSLT; encoded by the coding sequence ATGAGCGCGCTGGTAGACGCCGAAGGACTCACCGTGCGATACGGCACCGAGGTGGCGGTGTCGAGTGTTGACATGTCGGTCAGCCGGCACGAATGTGTCGCAGTCATAGGAAGTTCCGGTGGCGGGAAGAGCACCGTCGCGAAGGCGCTCGCCGGCCTGCTGGGGAGTGCCGCGACACTAGACGCCGCACGGTTGGAGATCGACGGCACCGATGTGCGCGGATTCACCGAACGGCAGTGGAACCGGCTGCGGGGACGCACGGTGGGTTTCGTCTTACAAGATGCCTTGGTGTCGCTGGACCCCTTGCGCACTATCGCGCATGAGCTGACAGAAGCCGTCGCGCCGAACCGCACCGTCGCCGCAGCGGCGCGGCGCGAAGCGGCGGTTGCGCTCTTGTCGCGAGTGGGCGCGGAACACCTCGCTGAACGGCTGGACGCGTACTCCCATCAGCTCTCGGGCGGTGAGCGTCAGCGCGTTCTCATCGCGTCGGCCCTCGCGGCAGATCCGGCTCTGCTGGTGGTAGACGAGCCGGTGACCGCACTCGATGCGGTGACACGTGCGGGTATCCGGGACTTGCTGGCGCAATTGCGTGACGAAGGGCTGGGTGTCGTGCTGGTCAGTCATGATCTGGAGTTTGTGGGGCACCTAGCGGACCGGATCCTGGTGCTTGACAGGGGAGTTCCGGTAGAGACGGGGACCGCTCATGCTGTGTTGAATGCGCCACGGCATCCCGCCACCACGAGGCTGGTACGCGCGGCCGCGTCGACGCGTTCGCCTGCGCCAACAGTCGCCGAAGGAGCCCCGGTTCTAGTGCTGCGCGACGTCGGCAAGCGGTACCACAATGGTGTGGGTGGTGTGGATTCGGTCTCGTTGACAGTCCACTCGGGTGAGGCCGTGGGCTTGATAGGTGGGTCGGGCTCGGGAAAATCCACCACCGCACACTTGGCATCGGCATTCACCGAGCCGGACATCGGTGTTGTCGAGCTCGCAGGGATGCGCTGGAGCGGGGTGTCCGAACGCTCACGCCGGCCGCTACGACATCGCATCCAGCTGATCGACCAAGATACGTCGGGAGCTTTCGATCCCCGATACCGGGTACGAAGAATTCTGGGGGAAGCGCTGGAAGCGAAGGGAATTCGTAGGCCGGATGAACACGACGCGCGAATCGCCGCACTGCTTTCGAGAGTCGGGTTGAGCCCTGTCCTGGCTGCTCGACGCACGCAGACGCTCAGCGGCGGCCAGCGTCAACGTGTCGCCATCGCGCGTGCGCTGGCAATGAATCCTGAGGTACTGGTGTGCGACGAAGTGGTATCAGCACTCGATCCGGTGAGTCAGGCCGGCATCCTGGACGTGCTCAACGGGCTGCGGGGCAGCGGGGTGGGCTTGCTCTTTGTTTCGCATGACGTACACGTGGTGCGTTCTCTGTGCTCACGCGTGGCGGTGATGAAGAACGGACGCATTGTGGAAGAAGGTCTTACCGAAGCAGTCTGGGGCTCTCCGCAGCACCAATACACCCGCCAACTACTGGCGGCCGGACGCGGAGATCGTGCGGTCGGCAGTAAGGAAACAGAACAGGAGATGTCACTGACATGA